Proteins from a genomic interval of Chanodichthys erythropterus isolate Z2021 chromosome 8, ASM2448905v1, whole genome shotgun sequence:
- the LOC137024916 gene encoding E3 ubiquitin/ISG15 ligase TRIM25-like: protein MAEARISVDQDEFRCPVCLDLLKDPVAIPCGHSYCKICITGCWDQEDEVRVYSCPQCRQTFSPRPALAKNTILAEMVEKLKKTKLPADCYAGAGDVQCDVCTGRKHKAVKSCLVCLESYCQNHLEQHESWFKKRHNLTDATERLQEMICQKHDKILEVFCRTDQKCICLLCTMDEHKNHDTVSAAAQRTEKQFNAYIYN, encoded by the exons ATGGCAGAAGCCAGAATTTCAGTGGATCAGGATGAGTTCAGGTGTCCAGTGTGTCTGGATCTCCTGAAGGATCCAGTGGCCATTCCCtgtggacacagttactgtaAGATCTGTATTACAGGCTGCTGGGATCAGGAGGATGAGGTGAGAGTCTACAGCTGCCCTCAGTGCAGACAGACCTTCAGTCCAAGACCTGCTTTAGCTAAAAACACCATTCTGGCTGAAATGGTGGAGAAACTGAAGAAGACTAAACTTCCTGCTGACTGTTATGCTGGAGCTGGAGATGTGCAGTGTGACGTCTGTACTGGAAGAAAACACAAAGCCGTCAAGTCCTGTCTGGTGTGTCTGGAGTCTTACTGTCAGAATCAccttgaacaacatgagagttgGTTTAAAAAGAGACACAATCTGACTGATGCCACTGAACGACTGCAGGAGATGATCTGCCAGAAACACGACAAGATCCTTGAGGTTTTCTGTCGCACTGATCAGAAGTGTATATGTCTGCTGTGTACGATGGATGAACATAAAAACCACGACACTGTATCAGCTGCAGCacagaggacagagaaacag tttaatgcctacattTACAACTGA